One Centropristis striata isolate RG_2023a ecotype Rhode Island chromosome 22, C.striata_1.0, whole genome shotgun sequence genomic window carries:
- the LOC131961106 gene encoding zinc finger protein 11-like, which translates to MESPYRAENDSPLLLPSLRLFIPPLRLVSAAMWQVVQRGSVQDYGMVEEFISTVSEILPELLNADQKAQLLLGLRARVVLELCRAQEIRDTETIEMHLERIKTLISTWAAQPCFAEVEFPESNFVDQVELLLKDAEEKEKFFQDVFPTDFGPDYDSALQVLMLDFLSRLEKLLPVPDIQQTASMLSAVPSAMEECVHSVPDLQHLKAVLQYHTTLGHFDLSDETQTIPSSFGNCILSSLSLPQLEKVVIHTDQIQLQTQSEQIPGCMTVQVEGETVTLLDYIHIEQHPALVEPDAEDGHEVNEEDSVSDALKPASFQPLKQSKRLQVKRKALKEKDSATAKRQRKKYPNNKTCPVCNKIFLRAAAMRRHLETHSANREFKYKCANCDKRFRDHYDMNRHNMRVHEKEEICNIAKEEEAGDPCTSEMSENKNCALCGKYFGRRVDMERHMRSHSEDRPYNCCFCEKKFKNPYVLKRHQQEICKSRELKRPKKKETQRPNPQPPSEASTEGKVCPICNRILPCTADIAKHLRSHSEERPFICITCEKGFKYKDTLKKHQIIHGHEGIREEQSKTVEQILAEADAGNLEKKENNPHASADTSEECLSAETVQKVKRKVPKVCPVCSRVFDSVKTLNRHVQCHTEDRPYYCVHCKKRFKHMHGLKRHQIYAICHKKITRFLWKKEQRAGPSQSEATSGELQQGSSLKIPVWCSNCGKHFEYPSALKEHQENVCKVELGEIMKCGDCGKEFKSMTMLKVHQRIHDPLYCKECGKILANQPAFERHKLMHRPMPCTMCDKTFTMLRRLREHYEKQHKFTGPYPCAQCDKTFIQLSYLAIHQRIHKGEFPYICSMCPEKFRSSNCLTVHQRKHTGEKPFLCWQCGKCYRSASELTVHMGTHSDERPWACTQCDMAYRTKLQLTNHVEQIHIGVRYPCNSCGKQFMKETSLKRHELIHTGERPHQCTVCGKTFLTANELRLHNRYHTGERPYKCEVCGKAFIQSGYLKSHMRIHTGEKPFKCDICDKGFRLSYHMKKHRRTHAGKPKTYICEECGLGFLIKKSLWEHSLTHNVKVEPSFTDEVRIEFQ; encoded by the exons ATGGAGAGCCCATATCGCGCTGAAAACG atTCACCTCTTCTGCTGCCGTCTCTCCGCCTCTTCATCCCTCCTCTGCGCCTCGTGTCTGCAGCCATGTGGCAGGTCGTCCAGAGGGGCAGCGTGCAGGATTACGGGATGGTGGAGGAGTTCATCAGCACAGTTTCAGAAATCCTACCTGAACTTTTGAACGCAGATCAGAAAGCTCAACTCCTCCTGGGACTCAGAGCGCGG GTGGTTCTTGAATTGTGTCGGGCTCAGGAGATAAGAGACACAGAAACCATCGAGATGCACCTGGAGCGGATCAAGACTCTTATATCCACCTGGGCAGCACAG CCGTGTTTTGCAGAAGTGGAGTTCCCAGAATCAAACTTTGTGGATCAAGTTGAATTGCTGTTAAAAGACGCTGAAGAGAAGGAAAAGTTTTTCCag GATGTTTTTCCTACGGATTTCGGGCCTGATTATGACAGCGCTCTACAGGTGCTAATGCTGGATTTCCTGTCCAGACTGGAGAAGCTTCTTCCTGTACCAGACATTCAGCAG ACTGCATCGATGCTCAGTGCCGTCCCATCTGCcatggaggagtgtgtgcactCTGTTCCCGACCTGCAGCACCTGAAGGCTGTGCTCCAGTACCACACAACACTTGGACATTTCGATTTATCCG atGAAACTCAAACCATTCCTTCTTCCTTCGGGAATTGCATCCTGTCTTCGCTGTCCCTCCCTCAGCTGGAGAAGGTCGTCATTCATACAGATCAGATCCAGCTGCAGACTCAGTCGGAGCAGATACCGGGCTGCATGACGGTCCAGGTGGAGGGCGAGACTGTGACACTGCTGGActacatacacattgaacagcATCCAGCTTTGGTGGAGCCTGATGCTGAAGACGGACACGAAGTAAACGAAGAGGATAGTGTCAGCGACGCCCTGAAGCCAGCCTCTTTTCAACCACTGAAACAAAGCAAAAGACTGCAGGTGAAGAGAAaagctttaaaagaaaaagactcCGCTACAGCCAAgaggcaaagaaaaaaatacccaaataaTAAGACGTGTCCTGTGTGCAATAAGATTTTCCTGCGGGCCGCAGCCATGAGGCGACACCTGGAAACTCATTCTGCCAACCGGGAATTCAAGTACAAATGCGCCAACTGTGATAAACGATTCAGGGACCATTACGACATGAACAGACACAACATGCGCGTCCATGAAAAGGAAGAGATCTGCAACATCGctaaggaggaggaggcaggagatCCCTGCACGTCTGAGATGTCGGAAAACAAAAACTGCGCTCTGTGTGGGAAGTATTTCGGCCGTCGGGTGGACATGGAGCGGCACATGAGGTCCCACTCAGAGGACCGCCCGTATAACTGCTGCTTCTGCGAGAAGAAGTTTAAGAATCCTTACGTTTTAAAGAGACACCAGCAGGAGATTTGTAAGAGCAGAGAGCTGAAACGGCCGAAGAAGAAAGAGACTCAGCGCCCGAATCCACAACCGCCATCTGAAGCGTCGACTGAGGGCAAAGTGTGTCCCATCTGCAACAGGATCCTACCGTGCACCGCCGACATCGCAAAGCATTTACGATCCCACTCGGAAGAGCGTCCTTTTATTTGCATCACTTGCGAGAAAGGCTTCAAGTACAAGGACACGTTGAAGAAGCATCAGATTATTCATGGTCACGAGGGGatcagagaggagcagagcaagACGGTGGAGCAGATTCTGGCTGAAGCCGATGCAGGTAACCtcgagaaaaaagaaaataatccaCATGCATCTGCAGACACGTCTGAGGAGTGTCTGTCTGCAGAAACAGTGCAGAAAGTCAAGAGAAAAGTGCCTAAAGTGTGTCCGGTCTGCTCTCGGGTGTTCGACAGCGTCAAAACACTAAACCGGCACGTCCAGTGTCACACAGAGGACCGTCCTTATTACTGCGTCCACTGCAAGAAACGCTTTAAGCACATGCACGGGCTGAAAAGGCACCAGATTTATGCCATCTGTCATAAGAAAATCACCAGATTCTTGTGGAAAAAGGAGCAGAGAGCGGGGCCGAGCCAGAGCGAAGCGACCAGCGGCGAGCTGCAGCAGGGCTCCAGCCTGAAGATCCCCGTGTGGTGCTCCAACTGCGGCAAACACTTTGAATACCCGTCGGCTTTGAAGGAGCACCAGGAGAACGTCTGCAAAGTGGAACTGGGTGAGATCATGAAGTGCGGCGATTGCGGGAAAGAGTTCAAGAGCATGACGATGCTCAAAGTGCACCAGAGGATCCACGACCCGCTCTACTGCAAAGAGTGCGGGAAGATCCTCGCAAACCAGCCTGCGTTCGAGAGGCACAAGCTCATGCACAGGCCGATGCCGTGCACCATGTGTGATAAGACTTTTACTATGCTGAGGCGCTTGAGGGAACACTACGAGAAGCAGCACAAGTTCACCGGACCGTATCCTTGTGCGCAGTGCGACAAAACCTTCATCCAGCTCTCCTACCTCGCCATCCACCAGAGAATCCACAAAGGAGAGTTCCCGTACATCTGCAGCATGTGTCCCGAGAAGTTCAGGTCCTCCAACTGTCTGACGGTCCACCAGAGGAAACACACCGGAGAGAAACCCTTCCTGTGCTGGCAGTGTGGGAAGTGTTACCGCTCTGCCTCGGAGCTCACGGTGCACATGGGGACGCACTCGGACGAGAGGCCGTGGGCGTGCACGCAGTGCGACATGGCGTACCGCACCAAGCTGCAGCTGACCAACCACGTTGAGCAAATCCACATCGGCGTGCGGTATCCCTGCAACAGCTGCGGGAAGCAGTTCATGAAGGAGACGTCCCTGAAGAGGCACGAGCTCATCCACACAG GCGAGAGGCCGCACCAGTGCACCGTGTGCGGGAAAACCTTCCTGACCGCCAACGAGCTCCGCCTCCATAACCGCTACCACACCGGGGAGCGGCCGTACAAGTGCGAAGTGTGCGGCAAAGCCTTCATCCAGTCGGGATATCTGAAGTCACACATGCGCATCCACACCGGGGAGAAGCCGTTCAAATGTGACATCTGTGACAAAGGCTTCAGGCTGTCGTACCACATGAAGAAACACAGACGGACTCACGCCGGGAAGCCAAAGACCTACATCTGTGAGGAGTGCGGGCTGGGCTTCCTCATTAAGAAATCCCTGTGGGAACACTCGCTCACCCACAATGTCAAAGTGGAACCTTCGTTCACTGATGAAGTGAGGATAGAATTTCAGTAG